The following coding sequences lie in one Oryza brachyantha chromosome 10, ObraRS2, whole genome shotgun sequence genomic window:
- the LOC107305050 gene encoding uncharacterized protein LOC107305050, which produces MQHVRWRLRLRLCAAASTAPSSPITADRDLEELARGRAWERTTQWVAAHPHGGGGLGDRAPTDGAPGGGARGNGSPDGRRPAGGSPEYARHDGYPPGGGGRIYEERSPHRDFSPGGGWPTLTKTNYIKWAAVMRVRLQRTAKEAWDAIAAARFGNDRTRKSTLQALHKEWENLAFKPGEDIDDFALCLNTLLQKMVQYSDDTYNEERAVEKLFRCISEKYKQIARSIESLLDLSMMTIEEAIGRLKVVDGDEPQPLSEPITIGGKLHLTREQWEACQGDGKKGESSSVGGHKHRNLRKGRGVVQVRLRGRIQGGAHGGVQGGTTGNRRLTRDDACCNCGKSGHWAKDRRQPRQGQANAAQVEEEGPALLLAHASIELSSTAPAASAFLHLLEPKARALLGDGSNNDKTDGWVLDTGATHHMTGRREFFIELDPSVRGFVKFGNASGVDIKGTGSVIFTTKSGEHRLLTGVYYIPALRNSVISIGQLEEEEGSCVVIKNGVAQPVCLAARQDNEAWQWHERFGHLHFEALKWLSTKEMTSFRAKERLEFVHGDLCGPVTPATPGGRRFFWLLVDDLSRYMWVTVLGSKGEAADAIRHTQAAAEAEYGRKLRVLRIDNGGEFTAAEFTSYYADEGIHRHYSTPYSPQQNDVVERRNQTVVGMARALLKQRGMTPYEALHGRKPSVSHLRVFGCLAFTKELGHIGKLDDRSTPGVFIGYTEGSKAYRILDPETACAHGARRGVRRRARMDMGQDGGQRLYSNVRRLHCRVHPLQGSWGSGQLPFTERAYPSLRVSTNSGTRHFDSATLSSHDFGCVELFADTTTASDPTHFGANSHPSWHVHTNTSSRRA; this is translated from the exons ATGCAGCACGTGCGGTGGAGGCTGAGGTTGAGACTTTGCGCAGCAGCATCAACTGCTCCATCGTCGCCGATCACCGCCGACAGGGACCTTGAGGAGCTGGCGAGAGGAAGGGCGTGGGAGCGGACAACACAGTGGGTAGCAGCCCACCcccatggcggcggtggtctAGGGGACCGCGCACCCACTGATGGTgccccaggcgggggcgcgcgcggcaaCGGTAGCCCAGACGGGCGCAGGCCTGCTGGTGGCAGCCCAGAGTACGCACGCCACGATGGCTACCCtcccggtggtggtggccggaTCTACGAAGAGCGCAGCCCTCACAG GGACTTTAGTCCCGGTGGTGGGTGGCCTACCCTCACCAAGACCAACTACATCAAGTGGGCCGCGGTGATGAGGGTGAGGCTCCAG CGGACTGCCAAAGAGGCCTGGGACGCCATCGCTGCAGCACGCTTCGGCAACGACCGCACCCGCAAGAGCACACTGCAAGCACTCCACAAGGAGTGGGAGAACCTGGCCTTCAAGCCAGGTGAGGACATCGATGATTTTGCCCTCTGTCTCAACACTCTGTTGCAGAAGATGGTGCAGTATAGCGACGACACATACAACGAGGAGAGAGCTGTCGAGAAGCTCTTCCGCTGCATCTCAGAGAAGTATAAGCAGATCGCTCGCTCCATCGAGTCTCTGCTGGACCTCTCCATGATGACGATTGAGGAGGCGATTGGTCGCCTcaaggtcgtcgacggcgatgagCCACAACCCCTCTCTGAGCCCATCACCATTGGCGGGAAGCTCCATCTCACTCGGGAGCAGTGGGAGGCCTGCCAGGGTGATGGGAAAAAGGGGGAGTCCTCCTCGGTTGGTGGCCACAAGCACCGCAATCTGCGCAAGGGGCGCGGAGTCGTCCAGGTCAGGCTGCGAGGACGCATCCAGGGTGGAGCCCACGGAGGCGTCCAGGGCGGCACCACCGGCAACCGTAGGCTGACGCGAGACGACGCTTGCTGCAACTGTGGCAAGTCTGGCCACTGGGCCAAGGACCGCCGACAACCACGACAAGGCCAAGCCAACGCCGCACaagtggaggaggaaggaCCGGCCCTGCTCCTGGCACACGCAAGCATCGAGCTATCTTCAACGGCACCGGCCGCATCGGCTTTCCTCCACCTATTAGAGCCGAAGGCACGCGCCCTTCTTGGCGACGGCTCCAACAACGACAAGACTGATGGGTGGGTCCTCGACACCGGGGCCACCCATCACATGACCGGCCGACGGGAGTTCTTCATCGAGCTTGATCCCAGCGTCCGAGGCTTCGTCAAGTTTGGGAATGCCTCTGGAGTGGATATCAAGGGCACCGGCTccgtcatcttcaccaccaagtCCGGCGAGCACAGGCTACTTACCGGAGTCTACTACATCCCCGCGCTGAGGAACTCCGTCATCAGCATTGGACAgttggaagaagaggaaggctcaTGCGTGGTGATCAAGAACGGA GTAGCACAACCCGTgtgcctcgccgcccgccagGACAACGAGGCGTGGCAGTGGCACGAGCGCTTCGGCCATCTCCACTTCGAGGCCCTAAAGTGGCTCAGTACCAAGGAGATG ACGAGCTTCCGAGCCAAGGAGCGGCTCGAGTTCGTGCACGGGGATTTGTGTGGCCCGGTGACTCCGGCCACACCAGGAGGACGACGCTTCTTCTGGCTGCTCGTCGACGACCTCTCCCGCTACATGTGGGTGACGGTCCTTGGTAGCAAGGGAGAGGCTGCGGACGCCATCAGGCACACGCAGGCTGCTGCGGAGGCGGAGTACGGCCGCAAGTTGCGCGTCTTGCGCATCGACAACGGCGGCGAATTCACGGCGGCTGAATTCACGTCGTACTATGCCGATGAAGGTATTCATCGTCACTACTCCACACCGTACAGCCCGCAGCAAAACGACGTCGTTGAGCGGCGCAACCAGACGGTTGTGGGGATGGCTCGAGCCCTCCTCAAGCAGAGAGGAAT GACGCCGTACGAGGCTTTGCATGGGCGCAAGCCATCGGTCTCCCACCTGCGAGTCTTCGGCTGCCTCGCGTTCACCAAGGAGCTTGGCCACATCGGCAAGCTCGACGACAGGAGCACCCCAGGGGTGTTCATCGGCTACACGGAGGGCTCGAAGGCCTACCGCATCCTTGACCCAGAGACAGCGTGTGCGCACGGCGCGCGACGTGGTGTTCGACGAAGGGCGAGGATGGACATGGGACAAGACGGTGGACAACGACTCTACTCCAACGTACGACGACTTCACTGTCGAGTACATCCACTTCAAGGAAGCTGGGGGAGTGGGCAGCTCCCCTTCACCGAGCGTGCCTATCCCAGTCTCCGAGTCTCCACCAACTCCGGCACCCGCCACTTCGACAGCGCCACGCTTTCGAGCCACGACTTTGGCTGCGTCGAGCTCTTCGCCGACACCACCACAGCCAGCGACCCCACGCACTTCGGCGCCAACAGCCACCCCTCATGGCACGTCCACACCAACACCAGCTCACGTCGAGCGTAG
- the LOC121055554 gene encoding uncharacterized mitochondrial protein AtMg00810-like has translation MEDLLGDQSLPGLVPHDLEEQLHLACDDGEPRSFAEAERHAAWRAAMKAELDAVKENRTWNLLTSLMEGWRVHHMDVKLAFLNDDLKEEVYVHQQSGFAIPGKEGKVLRLRNALYGLWQAPRAWNAKLDSTLKTMGFEPSPHEAAIYQRGNGENTLLVGVYVDDLVITATKDTEVAAFKEDMKATFQMCDVGPLSFYLGIEVHQDDSGITLRQRAYAKHVVDLAGLNDCNPALTPMEERLKLSRDSTAEEVDATHYRRLVGSLRYLTHTWPDLAFSVGYVSRFMQRPTTEHQQAVKRIIRYFTGTLDHGLYYPRCPGKAQFIGYTDSDHAGDIDTSKSTSGILFFLGKCLVSWQSVKQQVVALSNCEAEYIAASTALT, from the exons ATGGAGGACCTCCTCGGCGACCAGTCGCTGCCGGGACTGGTGCCTCATGACCTGGAGGAACAGTTGCACCTTgcgtgcgacgacggcgagcctcgGTCCTTCGCAGAGGCCGAGAGACACGCGGCATGGCGCGCTGCGATGAAGGCAGAATTGGATGCAGTTAAGGAGAACCGCACCTGGAACTTGCTGACCTCCCTCATG GAAGGCTGGCGCGTCCATCACATGGACGTCAAGTTGGCGTTCCTCAACGACGACTTGAAGGAGGAGGTTTACGTGCACCAGCAGTCGGGTTTTGCGATCCCCGGCAAGGAGGGCAAGGTGCTACGCCTGCGCAACGCTTTGTACGGCTTGTGGCAGGCACCGAGGGCGTGGAATGCCAAGTTGGATTCCACGCTCAAGACGATGGGCTTCGAGCCAAGCCCGCACGAGGCTGCTATCTACCAGCGGGGAAATGGAGAAAATACCCTGCTGGTGGgtgtttatgttgatgacttGGTGATCACCGCCACCAAGGATACGGAGGTGGCAGCGTTCAAGGAAGACATGAAGGCCACTTTCCAGATGTGTGACGTGGGGCCCCTCTCCTTCTATCTGGGGATCGAGGTGCACCAAGATGACTCCGGGATCACACTTCGCCAGCGTGCCTACGCCAAGCACGTCGTTGACCTAGCTGGGCTCAACGATTGCAACCCAGCCCTCACCCCgatggaggagaggctgaagcTGAGCCGGGACagcacggcggaggaggtggacgcTACGCACTACCGGCGTCTTGTGGGGAGCCTTCGCTATCTCACCCACACATGGCCGGACTTGGCGTTCTCCGTCGGCTACGTTAGTCGGTTCATGCAGCGACCGACGACGGAGCACCAGCAGGCTGTGAAGAGGATCATCCGCTACTTTACGGGGACTCTCGACCACGGCCTCTACTACCCGAGGTGCCCTGGAAAGGCACAGTTCATTGGGTACACCGACAGCGACCACGCCGGCGACATCGACACTAGCAAGAGCACGAGCGggattctcttcttcctcggcaAGTGCCTCGTTAGCTGGCAGTCGGTCAAGCAGCAGGTGGTGGCCCTATCCAACTGCGAGGCCGAGTACATAGCGGCCTCCACTGCTTTGACCTAG